The nucleotide window AATCGTGGCCCGGGAGCTCGATCTCATGCTGACCTCCCGGCCGGTGGGGAAGGGACAGCGGGTCCCGATGGCGGGCATCCCCTATCACGCCCTGGAGCCTTACTTAGCCCGCCTGGTCGAGGGAGGCTATCGGGTGGCCATTGCGGAACAGGTCGGCGATCCGGTGAACGGGTTGATGCCCCGCCGGGTGGTCCGGGTGGTGACCCCTGGGACCGCTCTGGAGCCTGCCTTGCTGGATGAACGGAGGCCGAACTATCTGGCAGCGTGGATCGAAACCGAAGAGGGGATCGGGCTCGCGTATTGCGAGGCCAGCACCGGGCGTTTCGCCGCAACCCAGTGGAGCGGCCCGGAGGCTCGACGAGAGGCGGAGGCGGAGCTGCTGCGGCTGGATCCCCGGGAATGTCTTTATCCGGCCGCTCCCGGCGAGCCGGCCGCGCCGCCGCTGGCCCAATCCGCGGATCGTCTCTCGATTCATTTCACGCCCTTTCCCGCCTATCGCTTCGAGCTCGGGGCGACTCGAACCGCCCTGCAGGAACACTTTCAGGTGGCTTCCCTGCACGCCTTCGGGCTGGAAGATCGGCCGCTGGCCCTGCGGGCTGCCGGGGCGATCATCCACTACCTGCGGGAAACCCGCCCGGAAGCCCTCTCGATCCTGACCTCCCTGGAATCCTACACCACGGCCGGATATATGATCCTGGATCCGGCCACCCGGCGCAATCTCGAGCTGATCGAGAGCACGACCGGGGATTCCCGCAAAGGATCGTTGCTCGCTGTGCTGGATTTCACCCGCACGCCCATGGGTGGCCGGCTGCTGCGGTCGTGGATCTCCCAGCCGCTGCGAGATCGAGCGGCCATTGAGGCCCGTCTCGATCAGGTGGAAGCGTTTGTGGAGGATCCTGTCGCCCGGGAGCGGATCGCGGAGCGGCTGCGGGGATTCCCTGACCTGGAGCGTCTGGCTGGGCGGGCCCGCAGCGGCCTGGCCTCCCCCCGGGATCTGGCCGCCTTGCGCCGGGCATTGGGGATGCTGCCGGAGATCCAGATGCTGCTCCACCGGATGGAGGGGCCGCGGGCAGAAGCCCTTCGGCCGCTCATCGCCCGCCTCGATCCCATCCCCGAGCTGCTGGATTGGCTCACCCGGGCGCTGGTGGAGGACCCTCCGGCCACGCTGCAGGAAGGAGGGGTGATCCGGCCCGGTTTCTCGGAGGAGCTGGATCGCTGGCGAACGATGGCGAAGGAGGCGCAGGCATGGCTCGCGGATCTGGAGCAGCGGGAGCGGGAGCGGACCGGCATTCGCACCCTGAAGGTGGGTTACAACAAAGTCTTCGGATATTACATCGAGATCTCGAAGGCGGCGGCCCGACAGGTGCCCCCAG belongs to Thermoflexus sp. and includes:
- the mutS gene encoding DNA mismatch repair protein MutS, which produces MEDLTPIRRQYLELKRQYPDAILFFRLGDFYEAFDEDAEIVARELDLMLTSRPVGKGQRVPMAGIPYHALEPYLARLVEGGYRVAIAEQVGDPVNGLMPRRVVRVVTPGTALEPALLDERRPNYLAAWIETEEGIGLAYCEASTGRFAATQWSGPEARREAEAELLRLDPRECLYPAAPGEPAAPPLAQSADRLSIHFTPFPAYRFELGATRTALQEHFQVASLHAFGLEDRPLALRAAGAIIHYLRETRPEALSILTSLESYTTAGYMILDPATRRNLELIESTTGDSRKGSLLAVLDFTRTPMGGRLLRSWISQPLRDRAAIEARLDQVEAFVEDPVARERIAERLRGFPDLERLAGRARSGLASPRDLAALRRALGMLPEIQMLLHRMEGPRAEALRPLIARLDPIPELLDWLTRALVEDPPATLQEGGVIRPGFSEELDRWRTMAKEAQAWLADLEQRERERTGIRTLKVGYNKVFGYYIEISKAAARQVPPDYIRKQTLVNAERFITPELKEYETLVLNAEARQAELEAELFRELCRRVGEAAPQLREMAGAIAHLDGVIALAEAAVRYRYVRPELVEEDCLEIQGGRHPVVERALAGRFVANDVRLDEEGRILILTGPNMAGKSTLLRQVALIVLMAQIGSFVPADRARLRPVDRIFTRIGAHDELAAGRSTFMVEMSETAYILHQATAESMVVLDEIGRGTSTYDGLAIAWAVVEYLHNHPKRRPKVLFATHYHELTALATYLPRVRNAHMAVAEVEGRIVFLYQIRPGGADRSYGIHVAELAGLPRPVIRRARELLRRLERGEPAVRPQAPPPAAPLPLFAEHPVIHALRHLDPESLSPLEALHKLYELKGLLDQASPPSG